TGACTTCCTGTAAGGGTACCTTCATGTCCCTTCACATCACCCCCTTCctatccttaccaacatttatcttttatttatttgataatggTCATTCCATCAGGTgtgaagtgatatttcattatgGTGTAatattgttaaggtctgtaaacaagtcaaaataacacctggtattttgccaggggaatgttagagttcataaacaagtctggatggtgcctggcaaaatgccagagggagtggtttgaaaagtaacaaaagtgagccattaagtgtgagattccttattggttgactgatgtatctagtttatgctaattaagataagctgtgcaaaatgtataaatagctctgttgtcctacaatacacgtctccctctcctgctgtatcaaagtacagaaGTTATTCCTCACACCCCCCCCCACATAATATCTGttcttattaatttaatattggCTACATCCTCTATTGTTTAAcaattgttatattgtgtatgtctgttatattttgatatagtgtatattatataatatctactacattttattttgaaggttATGTATTTGAAACAACTCCCCCCCCCAAACTACCATCAGACTCATGATTTCATCAGCATTATTTTTagctaaataaaaaaaagtgagCCAATATGAAGTCAGTTTAAATACCTGTCACCCTTTTTAACAGTCACTGTCTCATGGCCAGATTTGCTTGTTTTTATCTACAATTTCCTCCTCATCCCCTAGCCCTTTAGATTAGTTTGAAGCAAATTCTATATATCATATCATTTCACTGGTAAATGTCtatgtgtatttataaaaatagaaatgcttaAGGAAAgagttatatatttatgtatttcttaagGAAATAACCACTAGGCCATTATCTCACTTAAAAATTTAACACTAATTTATTTGTATCACCTAATGTCTAGTATGGTTCACATTTCTAACTGCCTTATACTGGTAAAAATAATTCACTGcttaagaattagaaaataaaaataaagaacaaatgaaacCCCAAattaagagaaggaaagaaataaaaaaaattcaagggaaataaaatggagaattttaaaaatataaaatatcaatgaaatactttttttaaaaaagatgaatttgACAAGATTTAGCCAGGTTACctagggaagaataaagaaagagaatttaaataaataaaataagagatgaATAAGGAGACATTATAATTGATACCAAAAATTATAAGGATACCCAAAACTATAGAAACTTTTATTATGAACAATTATATGAGAACAGgttgaaaaatctagaagaaatggataaaattcTGCATAGCACAGGAAAACAATTAATAGAGGCAGCCTACagatggagaaaatctttaccagctATTCATCTGACAAAGGATTATGACTGTGGTTATATACTTCACCTACCAACATAGTACCCCTGGTTTCATTTCCCTGACTATCCCATCTTGAATTTCTGCTCATCTGAGCCCTGtggtcatttgtttttaatgtgcttTAATGGCATACATgtatattcttgaaaaatatttattttttttgttttaattgtttataGCCTTATAAAAATGGTATCAATAATAATCtgggaatttgcatttttaaaatgcagtattTTGTTGCTAAGATTCAATCGAATTGTAATATGTCTCATGAAAAAAGAGATTTCTCTGTTGGTGAGGGTGATTGATCCCAATGACCAAGGACATCATGTTATTGCTATATGTTGGAGGACAAAGAGGACTGTCTGGTCCTGTGTCTGGGATGCCTCTTGATATTTCCGGGaccaacaaataaaacaaatagcaaCTCCATAAGAGTTGCCCCTAAATAGTGCTTTGAGGATTTAGATTCCCCCCAAATAGAAGTCACCTCTACAAGTGAAGACTGAGCGGCAGCTGAGTGGTCCTCAGAGATTAGAGCATCAGAGATATGGTCATCTCTCCTCCATGTCCCTAGGTCTAGATGACCACTATCATTACTCTGGTCCTATAGGAAGTCACTTTCTGCACTCAGTAATCACTGGGCAACCTCAGCATACTTTTCCCTTCTGTTAGTCATTTTCAGAATACACCTTTGTATTCAGTGTTTTTGGTTTAAACATAACAGATGTGATTTCTGTTTCCTTAACCATCCTAAGTAAACTTCAGTGATGTATCAGCTATCAAGGCTTTTCCAAACTTAGTCAATCCTAGGGTTTACATGGAGTAACTTAAATTACTGTGTTAATATTATTTCAGGACAGTATGCTTGACAGAATCAAAGGAGATGGATAAGACAATGACTTGAAAGACAGGGgcagtagtttttatttgcaatgGAATCTCTGCATGTGCACATAGATTCTTGTGATTATTgtaggaaataaagaaaggaaggtcAACTTCCCTTATCTAACTTAGAGGAATAATGTGAGTTTGATTTCAACAGTTAGGTATTTGGACTTctcctaagaatatatattttctcagCTCTTCTTCTGTAGAATTCTCTTGGGCACTTAATATTTCTCTATAAAAAATATTGGAAGTATCTTATTGCATTTTACCTTATTGAGTATACCCATTGCAGAAATATTAACcttgtatatattatttaaacaTATTATTGAAGGATTCAATTATTCGTTTAACACAATTTTATTAAGTAGTTACTATATGTCAATTGTTCTAAGCGCTGAAGTAGAGCAGGAAACAAGACAGACCCCCAACCTTCATTCAggctgggagagacagagaatagaTAAAATTTATGTGTCATTTTCATTGCCTAACCTTGAAAATGCCctaataaaatacctttatttattgcaTCCTGTGATCATTCATTTGTAcgaatttataatttgtttaaaagaagaaaattgtgaTAGTTCTCATCCTTGGTGTATTAGGGTCCCAGAAGATGTTAAAATGTGAGTACCATCATCTTCAAACATTCATGGACAAATTCTTGGCAACATGAATTAAATATAGaggataataattttatattttacctcTCAGTTAAAAAAGTGGATAATAAAACAACCTGTGTATTATTCTAGGATATACTCAAGCCATCTTTTAAGAACATTATTTTACTGGAAAAAGGAGATCGATGAGAGATCATTTATATGTCATTAATGTTTTGAGAAAGTTTTCTGATTTTCTCATAAGTAGAACAAAACGTAGATCATAGGGTCCCTTAGTGGGTATTCAGTGATGTGCTGGGTTAACTCTGTTTTGGGAATGTTACCTACATAATCAGAATTAATGGCCAGAATCATGGCCTCTCCTTCCCTGAGCCACTCAAGAGAATCCCAGTCACGTCATTATCAACACtggtcttttttcttcatttattatgtGCCACCTAAGATTTTGGTCATTGTAGCTTTATTTTTTGTTGGAATGAATTATACCAGCATTGATTTCATTTATTAGATCAGAATCATTATTCCTTTAAACCATGAAAAACCTACATTACCATCATTTTAGTAAAATTTTAGGGAGAACTCTATGATCTTAAAAGACAGTCTATTTAATATGAAGGAAGCATAAAAAGATATTCCTAAATTCCTCAAAGATTTTAAAGATGGATAAATTATGTCCACTCCAATTATCTATAATCATTATCTGATTGCATATCAGAGACATTATTGTCATTCACCCATTCCACCTCTGCCAGCGTTTACTGGGTGTACCTTATATGACCAGGATTGTGAAGATAGTCTTATGTGAATACAGCTCCTGCCCTCAGAGGCTTGCAAGCCTACTAGGCTGGATTAAACATAATAGCCACATAAAAATGCTGACTTTTAGTCTTCAAAGCATGAGATCTGACCACACTCTGTGACACCAGCAGGGCAGATATTGTTGTTTCAATATGTAGATGTAGAAGCCTAGGCTCAAACTTTTTTCAACTTTACTCTGCTAGTCAGTTGCAAAGGGGGAATGTGAACCCAATAGCTTGTGCTGCTGATCAGCCAACCAAAATAGAAATGTGGTCTGTTAGGGTCTggcaaacgtcggaggaagagaccaccaagagatctgtctcatgcaaaagcaaagggatttattggggggggggaggggaaccagcatgctggggctcagagttcTCCTGAGAGAAACTGGAGCCCCGAGTACAGCTTAAGCAAAGTTTTTATACAGTGTTTAAACAGGGAAGTTCATATGACAGTTAGGGTGGAGAGTGGGATTGTTACAAAAATAACCATTACAGAATAATCATGCGTTTTGTCAGGGGGTGTTGGGTCAGGGTACATTTTAACATAAGTAACTGTTTTTAACATGAGTTTCaggttccaggaaaacagaacttaaacttacagaaaaacaaaacttaaacttaacaggagagaaatacttaaatttaacctttacaGGTCAAAGTGATAATTTCTGTAAGTTGTTTCACTAAATGGCTATAAGTTTTTAGAGACTAGAGATTTATCACTCTAAAGCTTGGAAAAAAGCTTTTTGTAGGAGATAACATTGAAGGTGATATTCCAAGTTCCTCCCAGTGGTGAGCACTGTATGCAATGTATGACCTCACATTGGTTACGAAGAGCTTCTTCTGTGAAAGAGTTTCTTCAGAGCAGCCTTCATGTCTTGGTTTCTCAGACTGTAGATGAAAGGATTTAACATTGGGGTCACTGTCATGTACATCACAGCAAGCACAGCATCCTTTAGGCTGTAAGTGGTCAGAGGTCGGAAATACATGCCCATGACTGTCCCATAGTACAAGGAAACAGCTgtgaggtgagatccacaggtggagaaggctttgcgTACGCCCTTTGTGGATGGAATGCGGAGGACTGTGGAAAAGACACGAATATAGGAGACAACAATGCACAGTAATGGCACAGAGAAAACAGCAACTCCTAGGTACATCATCTTCACGTTCAAGTGTATGTCGGAACAGGACAGCTTGAGCAAGGGGGAAATATCACAGTAGAAGTTGGCCACTTCCTTGCTGCCACAGAAGGACAGACTAGCTGTGAGCAGAGTGTGAGGAAGGGCATTGGCGTTTCCAATCACCCAGGAAGCAACCACCAGCAGGACACAGGACCTTGGACTCATGATGGTTGTATAATGAAGAGGGCGGCTGATGGCCATGGCTCGGTCATATGCCATGGCTGCCAGTATGTAGCTTTCTGTGTTGACCAAAGCTATCATGAAATACATCTGTGTCAGGCATCCCCCAAAGGAGATGGCTTTGCTGCCCAGGAGATGATTGGCCAGCATCTTAGGCATGGTTACAGAGGATAAGAAGATGTCGACAAGGGAGAGGTTGGCCAGGAGGAAATACATGGGGTTGTGGAGGCGACTGTCAGAGAGAATGGCGAGGATGATGAGTAAGTTTCCTACCAGGGTGATGGGGTAAATGAACaagaagaggatgaagaagaaatcctcctgctcctgctgaCCTGTGACTCCCAAGAGGATGAACTCCATGGTAGAagactgattttctttcttcattgttccTTTGACATGAAAGGTGATATTATGATAATTATTAGTGCCATTACTGTGCATTATGATCTTCTGTATGCAACACTTTTGACTCTAGTGATAGGCTTTCTCAATACCTGCCTTCATAAAATCCAGAGATACTCAAACTTTGGAGAAACATTTCTGTTGGTCTCTGGAACTAACTGACATTCACCATGACACTCATGTCTACAAAATGAGCAATGTGTGAATCAGAAGTATTCATCCTCTGTGGGAGAAAAGTGGGGCTGCAAATTgttacagccaatatggaaagcaatatagagatttcttggaaaactgggaatggaaccaacatttgtctcagctatccctctcctcggtctataaccaaaggacttgaAAGCAGAATATTACAggaacacagtcacatcaatgcagcacaattcacaatagctaaactgtgggaccaacctagatgcccttcaatagatgattggattaaaaatgtgacacatctacacaatagaatattactcagtattaaaagagaataaaatcatggcattttcaggtaaatggatggagttagagaagatagaTGCTAAGTcaagttagccagtcccaaataaccaaatgccaaatgttttatttcatataaggaggctgattcatagtgggatagggagaaggaacatgggaggaatagatgaactttagataggtcagaagggagggggcatggggctataaatgatggtggaatgtgataatcattattatccaaagtacatgtatgaagacataaattggtgtgaatatactttgtatacaaccagagatatgaaaaattgtgctctatatgtgtaataagaattgtaatgcattctgctgtcatatataaataattaaaaagaagttcTCATTCTCCCCTATTAGCATGCCATAAACACCAAAGACTCAATCATTTCATAATTAAATCTCACATTCCATGGTCTACAGTCTTTGTTAGACCCTAGGGAAAAATTGTAAGCATGTGACAAATAcagttttttcattcattcatcagtaTGTATGTCATAGTCCCTGCTCTCAAGGACCTGACAATGTAATGGAGAAGCCAGAATCACATACTGATTGTATTATACATGATAGGGAACAGACAGCATTTTGGAGTTTTTGACTAAATTTTCCAGGGCAAGGATTTCTTAGTGGAGGGACTGGCCTGGAAATGTGGAATTGTTCTGTAGACCAAATAAAGAGTGATCGGAGTCCCCATAAGGTGATGGGTCTGTAGGGGCATTGGGAGATTATAAATCACAAGGATCACTGGGTTTAGATTCCACCAAAATAGACCAGTGAATTTTCTCCCTTAGTATCCCATTTTAGAAGTAGACTTtactactgttacagagtgtgAGAAT
This window of the Ictidomys tridecemlineatus isolate mIctTri1 chromosome 3, mIctTri1.hap1, whole genome shotgun sequence genome carries:
- the LOC101959417 gene encoding olfactory receptor 1A1, whose translation is MKKENQSSTMEFILLGVTGQQEQEDFFFILFLFIYPITLVGNLLIILAILSDSRLHNPMYFLLANLSLVDIFLSSVTMPKMLANHLLGSKAISFGGCLTQMYFMIALVNTESYILAAMAYDRAMAISRPLHYTTIMSPRSCVLLVVASWVIGNANALPHTLLTASLSFCGSKEVANFYCDISPLLKLSCSDIHLNVKMMYLGVAVFSVPLLCIVVSYIRVFSTVLRIPSTKGVRKAFSTCGSHLTAVSLYYGTVMGMYFRPLTTYSLKDAVLAVMYMTVTPMLNPFIYSLRNQDMKAALKKLFHRRSSS